A genomic region of Phragmites australis chromosome 2, lpPhrAust1.1, whole genome shotgun sequence contains the following coding sequences:
- the LOC133897571 gene encoding pentatricopeptide repeat-containing protein At3g62890-like, with protein MLRAASRARGLLDGTPHRAAPRWNPATAGFRAYSRGAEDAVAGYAGMLARGVRPDAYTFPSLLKAVARGGASGPLGGAVHAHVVKSGLERNAHVASSLILLYAARGDGAAARVLLDACAVGGGAPVAWNAFISGHNRVKRFVQSCCSFVDMVRAGVMPTAVTYVSVLSACGKVTDVLLGMQVHKRVVESGVLPDLAVENALVDMYAECTDMDTALKIFDGMQLRNVVSWTSVISGLVRLGQVDGARALFDRMPERDTVSWTAMIVGCVQSARFREALETFREMQYSNVRADEFTMVSVITACAQLGALEMGEWTRIYMSRHGIKVDVFIGNALIDMYSKCGIVERAFHVFKEMRIRDKFTWTTMILGLAVNGYGEEAIDMFHRMIKVLEAPDEVTFIGVLTACTHAGLVDKGREFFLSMIETYKITPSLMHYGCMIDLLGRSGKLAEALTTIGQMPMTPNSTIWGTLLAACRVHGNSEIGELAAERLLELDPENSMAYILLSNMYAKSSRWGDVRRLRQAIMEKGIKKEPGCSLIEMNGMIHEFVAGDRSHLMSKEIYSKLDKMLTDLRGAGYVPDVTEVFVEVGEEEKQKVVYWHSEKLAIAFALLSSESNVAIRIVKNLRMCLDCHNAIKLISKLYGREVIVRDRTRFHHFRHGFCSCKDYW; from the coding sequence ATGCTCCGCGCCGCGTCACGTGCCCGCGGCCTGCTCGACGGAACTCCCCACCGGGCCGCCCCGCGCTGGAACCCAGCCACCGCTGGCTTTAGGGCGTACAGCCGCGGCGCGGAGGATGCGGTCGCGGGGTACGCGGGCATGCTGGCCCGCGGCGTCAGGCCCGACGCGTACACGTTCCCGTCCTTGCTCAAGGCGGTCGCGCGGGGCGGCGCTTCGGGGCCGCTCGGCGGCGCCGTCCACGCGCACGTGGTTAAGTCCGGGCTGGAGCGCAACGCCCATGTGGCGAGCTCGTTGATCCTTCTCTACGCGGCCAGGGGtgacggcgcggcggcgcgcgTGCTGCTGGACGCGTGCGCCGTGGGAGGGGGTGCGCCTGTCGCGTGGAACGCGTTCATCTCTGGTCATAACAGAGTTAAGCGGTTCGTGCAGTCGTGCTGCTCGTTTGTGGACATGGTGAGGGCCGGTGTCATGCCCACGGCGGTCACGTACGTCTCGGTGCTGTCAGCTTGCGGGAAGGTCACAGATGTGCTGCTTGGGATGCAGGTGCACAAGCGTGTTGTGGAGAGTGGGGTGTTGCCGGACCTGGCAGTGGAGAACGCTCTGGTTGATATGTATGCTGAGTGCACTGACATGGACACGGCTTTGAAGATATTTGACGGCATGCAACTGAGGAATGTGGTGTCCTGGACGTCGGTGATCTCTGGGTTGGTGAGATTAGGCCAGGTTGATGGAGCCAGAGCCCTTTTCGATCGAATGCCTGAGAGAGACACTGTCTCATGGACTGCAATGATCGTTGGTTGTGTACAGTCTGCCCGCTTCAGGGAGGCACTGGAAACGTTCCGTGAGATGCAGTATAGCAATGTGAGGGCAGATGAGTTCACCATGGTGAGTGTGATCACAGCTTGCGCGCAGCTAGGTGCCTTGGAGATGGGAGAGTGGACAAGGATTTACATGAGCAGGCATGGGATCAAGGTGGATGTTTTCATCGGCAATGCACTCATAGACATGTATTCTAAGTGTGGAATCGTTGAACGAGCATTTCATGTATTCAAAGAGATGCGCATCAGAGATAAGTTTACTTGGACTACTATGATACTTGGTCTCGCAGTGAATGGTTATGGGGAAGAGGCCATTGATATGTTCCACAGAATGATTAAGGTTTTGGAAGCTCCAGATGAGGTGACCTTCATTGGTGTTCTCACAGCCTGCACGCACGCTGGCTTGGTTGACAAAGGACGAGAGTTCTTTCTCAGCATGATTGAGACCTATAAGATTACCCCTAGTTTGATGCATTATGGATGCATGATTGATCTCCTAGGCCGATCTGGGAAACTTGCAGAAGCATTGACGACAATAGGTCAAATGCCAATGACACCCAACTCCACTATTTGGGGGACCTTGCTGGCAGCTTGTAGGGTTCATGGCAACTCAGAGATAGGTGAATTGGCAGCAGAGCGCCTCCTTGAGCTGGATCCAGAGAACAGCATGGCGTACATCCTTTTGTCAAACATGTATGCAAAGTCTAGTAGATGGGGAGATGTCCGGCGACTTAGGCAGGCAATTATGGAGAAAGGAATAAAGAAAGAACCTGGTTGCAGTCTGATTGAAATGAATGGCATGATTCATGAATTTGTAGCTGGTGATAGATCTCATCTTATGAGCAAAGAAATCTACTCCAAGTTGGATAAGATGCTCACTGATTTGAGGGGTGCTGGGTATGTTCCTGATGTAACTGAGGTCTTTGTTGAAGTCGGGGAAGAGGAAAAACAGAAGGTTGTTTACTGGCACAGTGAGAAATTGGCAATTGCTTTTGCTCTACTCAGTTCAGAATCTAATGTGGCGATAAGGATTGTGAAAAATCTGAGGATGTGTTTGGATTGCCATAATGCAATAAAATTGATATCCAAGTTGTATGGAAGGGAGGTCATTGTGAGGGACAGGACACGCTTCCATCATTTTAGACATGGATTCTGTTCTTGTAAAGACTATTGGTAA